A window of the Polaribacter batillariae genome harbors these coding sequences:
- a CDS encoding glycoside hydrolase family 20 protein, whose product MKFIFKHIVLALVITLMSCEKEKVFSIEDIQLIPKPAELKLENGSFQFNKNTKFFINNDEQLQATEMLASRFNTVANWNLEAVKKAPSSNYIQLTLNKDLAKEAYKLNVNSDVIKIEASNFSGFLYAIETIRQLLPAEIESNKLVKNKTWEIPNLTITDAPRFKWRGLMLDVSRHFFEKEYVLKTIDRLAYLKMNTLHLHLVDDQGWRIEIKKYPKLTEVGAWRVDQENKPWNGRYTPKLGEKATYGGFYTQEDIKEIVAYAKTRGVNVVPEIEMPAHVTSAIASYPEFSCLEKPVTVPSGGLWPITDIYCAGKESTFEFLQDVLTEVMDLFPSKYIHVGGDEATKTNWKTCEHCKKRMKTEGLHDVEELQSYFIKRMERFISSKGRVLIGWDEILEGGLAPGATVMSWRGVKGGLEASKQGHDVVMTPGSHCYFDHYQGPMDTEPIAWGGYTPVSKVYEFDPVVASMTEDQAKHVLGGQANLWAEYIPTTSQSEYMIFPRIAALSEVLWSPKTNRSWNEFYPRLQAMFTRYDFQGINYAKSAYTITAKTQVNDTTNVISIALKNEFPNSDIRYTLNNSDLNKEAIPYKKPIELKETTTIKAALFKDDKPVGKVFEKTFNYHKAVGKKVTYLSKYSDSYKGAGASNMTNILRGSKNFHDGQWQAWIGNDMELIIDLETPTEISKVSVGTMDNQGPGIYYPTKVEVFLSNDGKTFKSVGAIDRAVKVNPNIEIKDFSINFKSQKATHIKVIATSVKKAPTGGGAWLFVDEIVVE is encoded by the coding sequence ATGAAGTTTATATTTAAACACATCGTTTTAGCCTTAGTAATTACCTTAATGTCTTGCGAGAAAGAAAAGGTTTTTTCTATAGAAGATATTCAGCTAATTCCTAAACCAGCAGAATTAAAGCTAGAGAATGGAAGTTTTCAATTTAATAAAAACACAAAATTTTTTATTAATAACGACGAGCAATTACAAGCTACAGAAATGTTAGCAAGTAGGTTTAACACAGTTGCAAATTGGAATTTAGAAGCCGTAAAAAAAGCGCCTTCTTCTAATTATATTCAATTAACACTCAATAAAGATTTAGCGAAAGAAGCATACAAACTAAACGTAAATAGCGATGTAATTAAAATTGAAGCAAGTAATTTTTCAGGTTTTTTATATGCTATAGAAACAATTCGTCAATTATTACCAGCAGAAATTGAAAGCAATAAGCTCGTTAAAAATAAAACTTGGGAAATACCAAACCTAACAATTACAGATGCTCCTCGTTTTAAATGGCGTGGTTTAATGTTAGATGTTTCTAGACATTTTTTCGAAAAAGAATACGTTTTAAAAACCATAGATCGTTTGGCTTATTTAAAAATGAATACACTTCATTTACACTTAGTAGATGACCAAGGATGGCGTATAGAAATTAAGAAATACCCAAAACTAACAGAAGTTGGTGCGTGGAGAGTAGATCAAGAAAACAAACCTTGGAATGGTAGATATACACCAAAATTGGGCGAAAAAGCAACTTATGGTGGGTTTTACACACAAGAAGATATCAAAGAAATAGTGGCGTATGCGAAAACTAGAGGAGTTAATGTAGTGCCAGAAATAGAAATGCCAGCACATGTTACCAGTGCAATTGCTTCTTATCCAGAGTTTTCTTGTTTAGAAAAACCCGTTACAGTTCCTTCTGGTGGATTATGGCCAATTACAGACATTTATTGTGCAGGAAAAGAGTCCACCTTCGAATTTTTACAAGATGTTTTAACAGAAGTGATGGATTTATTTCCATCAAAATATATTCATGTTGGCGGAGATGAAGCAACCAAAACCAATTGGAAAACATGTGAGCACTGTAAAAAGAGAATGAAAACAGAAGGCTTGCACGATGTAGAAGAGTTGCAAAGCTATTTTATAAAACGTATGGAACGCTTTATAAGCTCTAAAGGACGCGTTTTAATTGGTTGGGACGAAATATTAGAAGGCGGTTTAGCACCAGGAGCAACAGTAATGAGTTGGCGAGGTGTAAAAGGTGGTTTAGAAGCTTCAAAACAAGGCCATGATGTGGTAATGACTCCAGGAAGCCACTGTTATTTCGACCATTATCAAGGACCTATGGATACAGAACCTATTGCTTGGGGTGGTTATACTCCAGTTAGCAAAGTCTATGAGTTCGATCCTGTTGTAGCATCTATGACAGAAGATCAAGCGAAACATGTTTTAGGAGGGCAAGCCAATTTATGGGCAGAATACATTCCAACAACATCGCAATCAGAGTATATGATTTTTCCAAGAATAGCTGCCTTATCTGAAGTACTTTGGAGCCCGAAAACAAATAGAAGTTGGAACGAGTTTTACCCACGCTTACAAGCAATGTTTACGCGTTACGATTTTCAAGGAATTAACTACGCTAAAAGTGCCTATACAATTACAGCGAAAACACAAGTTAACGACACAACCAATGTAATTTCTATCGCACTTAAAAACGAATTTCCGAATTCAGATATTCGTTATACATTAAACAATTCCGATTTAAACAAAGAAGCAATTCCTTATAAAAAACCTATAGAATTAAAAGAAACCACAACCATAAAAGCCGCTTTATTTAAAGACGATAAACCAGTAGGTAAAGTATTTGAAAAAACATTTAATTACCATAAAGCCGTTGGTAAAAAAGTAACTTATCTATCGAAATATAGCGATAGCTATAAAGGTGCAGGTGCTAGTAACATGACCAATATTCTTAGGGGTTCTAAAAACTTTCATGATGGTCAATGGCAAGCGTGGATAGGTAATGATATGGAACTTATAATCGATTTAGAAACACCTACAGAAATTAGTAAAGTAAGCGTAGGAACCATGGATAACCAAGGTCCAGGTATTTATTACCCTACAAAAGTAGAAGTATTTCTCTCTAACGACGGAAAAACATTTAAAAGTGTAGGGGCAATTGATAGAGCTGTAAAAGTAAACCCAAATATCGAAATTAAAGATTTTTCGATTAATTTTAAAAGTCAGAAAGCGACCCACATAAAGGTAATTGCAACAAGTGTTAAAAAAGCACCAACTGGAGGTGGAGCTTGGTTGTTTGTAGATGAGATTGTTGTTGAGTAA
- a CDS encoding alpha-L-fucosidase, translated as MKKSIIALLVGCFVSSLSIAQQKERSKEERLAWFKDAKLGIFIHWGIYSVNGIDESWSFYNNYLSYSNYMKQLNGFTAKKYDPEYWAKLIKESGAKYTVITAKHHDGVALWDTKYSDLNVVDKTPAKKDVLTPFVNAVRKENLKLGIYYSLLDWSNPDYPNFTRKEKRYINDAKKWKAFTKFNFAQIEELTKYNPDLYWFDGDWEQSAEKWKAKEIRELLLDRTPTTIINSRLQGYGDYATPEQGVPITKPDNPFWELCLTMNNSWGFQPNDNNYKTSNQLIRILVDCISMGGNLLLDIGPKPDGTIPQEQINILKDLGRWTKKHESAIYGTRAGIPFGHFNGYTALSKDSTILYLYVDNKPNGPLLIKGLKNKVNRAWVVGNGTKLKTKVVGKQYWSHVPGLLYIDLPESVQDKDVTVIAVLLDGKVDLYREKGQVIESN; from the coding sequence ATGAAAAAAAGTATAATAGCACTATTGGTAGGTTGTTTTGTGAGTAGTTTAAGCATTGCTCAGCAAAAAGAACGAAGTAAAGAAGAGCGTTTGGCATGGTTTAAAGATGCAAAATTGGGTATTTTTATTCATTGGGGCATTTACAGCGTTAATGGAATAGACGAGTCTTGGTCGTTTTACAATAATTACCTATCATATTCAAATTATATGAAGCAGTTAAATGGTTTTACTGCAAAAAAATACGACCCAGAATATTGGGCAAAACTAATTAAAGAAAGTGGTGCAAAATACACTGTAATTACAGCAAAACATCACGATGGTGTTGCACTTTGGGATACAAAATATAGCGATTTAAATGTTGTTGATAAAACTCCTGCAAAAAAAGATGTGCTTACGCCATTTGTAAATGCTGTTCGCAAAGAAAATTTAAAATTAGGCATCTATTATTCTTTATTAGATTGGTCCAATCCAGATTATCCGAACTTTACAAGAAAAGAAAAACGTTATATAAACGATGCTAAAAAATGGAAAGCTTTTACCAAATTTAATTTCGCACAAATAGAAGAATTAACAAAATACAACCCAGATTTATATTGGTTCGATGGCGATTGGGAGCAATCTGCCGAAAAATGGAAAGCCAAAGAAATTCGCGAACTTTTATTAGACAGAACTCCTACAACAATTATCAATTCTCGATTGCAAGGTTATGGAGACTATGCAACTCCAGAGCAAGGTGTACCAATTACAAAACCAGATAATCCGTTTTGGGAACTATGTTTAACAATGAACAATTCTTGGGGTTTTCAACCCAATGATAACAATTATAAAACTTCAAATCAACTGATTCGTATTCTGGTAGATTGTATTAGTATGGGCGGAAATTTATTGTTAGATATTGGTCCCAAACCAGATGGAACCATTCCTCAAGAACAAATAAATATTTTAAAAGATTTAGGAAGATGGACCAAAAAACACGAATCTGCTATTTACGGAACACGCGCAGGAATTCCTTTTGGGCATTTTAATGGTTATACTGCGTTATCAAAAGATAGTACAATACTTTATCTTTATGTAGATAATAAACCCAATGGTCCGTTATTAATTAAAGGTTTAAAAAACAAAGTAAATCGAGCTTGGGTAGTAGGCAATGGCACTAAACTAAAAACAAAAGTTGTTGGAAAACAGTATTGGAGCCACGTTCCAGGATTGTTGTATATCGATTTACCTGAAAGTGTACAAGATAAAGACGTTACTGTAATTGCGGTTTTATTAGATGGTAAAGTAGATTTGTACAGAGAAAAAGGGCAAGTTATAGAAAGCAATTAA
- a CDS encoding GH92 family glycosyl hydrolase gives MKCSKCYIFFIGLLLLSCNRAKNNNKTVNHIQTANLVDLVNPLMGTDSDFSLSNGNTYPAIATPWAMNFWTPQTAKMGDGWAYKYDDKTIRGIKQTHQPSPWINDYAAFSLMAVTGKLKYKEEERASYFSHKAEIVKPNHYSVYLADYDVTVQVSPTERAAHFKFTFPKSDSSYIMLDAFYKGSMVKILPKERKIIGYCRNNSGGVPDNFHNYFVAEFDKDFEINHTWKDDWVLNKNSTNSQGKHVGAIIGFKTKKGEEVHVKVASSFISHEQAALNLKREIGDNSFKNTKEKARIVWQKELSRIKIEDNNIDNIRTFYSCLYRVLLFPRKFYEYDVAENIVHYSPYNGKVLAGYMFTDNGFWDTFRAVFPFFNLMYPTLNSHIMEGLANAYKESGWLPEWASPGHRDCMVGSNSATIIADAFLKGNIKEKDVDILFEAVLKNATVNEGRPVNSVGRAGVDYYNTLGYVPYNVGINENAARTLEYAFADFTIAEMAKKMGKTQIAKKYYKQSNNYKNLFDASTNLMRGKNKDGTFQTPFNPLKWGDAFTEGNSLHYTWSVFHDIQGLLNLMGGKENFEKKLDEVFSMPPNFDASYYGFTIHEIREMQIANMGNYAHGNQPIQHMIYLYNYTNAAYKAQEKIRDVLTKLYSATPDGYCGDEDNGQTSAWYVFSSLGFYPVTPGVNEYVIGSPLFKKATLKLENGNEFVISASNNSKKNVFIEKILLNGAEWNLNYINYKDIKNGGQLEFKMNATPNKKRAINNKAVPYSLSNQKQLTN, from the coding sequence ATGAAATGCAGTAAGTGCTACATATTTTTTATTGGATTGTTATTACTGTCTTGTAATCGCGCAAAAAATAACAATAAGACAGTCAATCATATACAAACCGCCAATTTGGTAGATTTGGTAAATCCTTTAATGGGAACAGATTCCGATTTTAGTTTGTCTAATGGAAATACCTATCCTGCAATTGCAACACCTTGGGCAATGAATTTTTGGACACCACAAACTGCAAAAATGGGCGATGGTTGGGCGTATAAATACGACGATAAAACCATTAGAGGCATCAAACAAACACATCAACCAAGTCCGTGGATTAACGATTATGCTGCGTTTTCTTTAATGGCTGTTACTGGTAAGTTAAAATATAAAGAAGAAGAAAGGGCTTCTTATTTTTCGCACAAAGCAGAAATTGTAAAACCCAACCATTATAGTGTTTATTTAGCAGATTACGATGTAACAGTACAAGTTTCGCCAACCGAAAGAGCAGCTCATTTTAAATTTACATTCCCAAAATCAGATTCTTCATACATTATGTTAGACGCTTTTTATAAAGGATCTATGGTGAAAATTCTTCCGAAAGAAAGAAAAATTATTGGGTACTGTAGAAATAATAGTGGAGGAGTTCCAGATAATTTTCATAATTATTTTGTTGCTGAATTTGATAAAGATTTTGAAATAAATCATACATGGAAAGACGATTGGGTTTTGAACAAGAATTCAACAAATAGCCAAGGAAAACATGTAGGCGCAATTATTGGTTTTAAAACCAAAAAAGGAGAAGAAGTGCACGTAAAAGTAGCTTCATCGTTTATAAGTCACGAGCAAGCGGCTTTAAATTTAAAAAGAGAAATTGGCGATAATTCGTTTAAAAATACCAAAGAAAAAGCAAGAATAGTGTGGCAAAAAGAATTAAGTAGAATTAAAATTGAAGATAATAATATAGATAATATTAGAACCTTTTACTCTTGTTTATATCGAGTTTTACTATTTCCGAGAAAATTTTATGAATACGATGTCGCAGAAAATATTGTGCATTATAGCCCTTATAATGGAAAGGTTTTAGCAGGTTATATGTTTACAGATAATGGTTTTTGGGATACGTTTAGAGCGGTTTTTCCATTTTTTAATTTAATGTACCCAACACTAAATAGCCATATTATGGAAGGTTTGGCAAATGCTTATAAAGAATCGGGTTGGTTGCCAGAATGGGCAAGTCCAGGACATCGCGATTGTATGGTGGGTTCTAATTCTGCAACCATTATTGCAGATGCCTTTTTAAAAGGAAATATCAAAGAAAAAGACGTCGATATTTTATTTGAAGCGGTTCTAAAAAACGCAACTGTAAATGAGGGAAGACCTGTAAATTCGGTAGGTAGAGCAGGAGTAGATTATTACAATACATTAGGTTATGTGCCTTATAATGTTGGTATTAATGAGAATGCAGCCAGAACTTTAGAATATGCTTTTGCCGATTTTACCATTGCAGAAATGGCAAAAAAAATGGGAAAAACACAAATTGCTAAAAAATATTACAAGCAGTCCAATAATTATAAAAATCTTTTTGATGCTTCTACCAATTTAATGCGTGGTAAAAATAAAGACGGAACCTTTCAAACACCATTCAACCCCTTAAAATGGGGCGATGCCTTTACAGAAGGAAATAGTTTGCATTATACTTGGTCGGTTTTTCATGACATACAAGGTTTGCTTAATTTAATGGGCGGAAAAGAAAATTTCGAAAAAAAATTAGATGAAGTTTTCTCAATGCCACCAAATTTCGATGCTTCTTACTACGGTTTTACCATCCATGAAATCCGTGAAATGCAAATTGCAAATATGGGAAATTATGCACATGGTAATCAACCAATTCAACACATGATTTATTTGTATAATTACACAAATGCAGCTTATAAAGCACAAGAAAAAATAAGAGATGTTTTAACAAAATTATACAGTGCCACACCAGATGGTTATTGTGGAGACGAAGATAATGGGCAAACATCTGCATGGTATGTCTTTAGCTCATTAGGGTTTTACCCTGTTACTCCAGGGGTTAACGAATATGTTATTGGAAGTCCGTTGTTTAAAAAAGCAACTTTAAAGTTAGAGAACGGAAATGAGTTTGTAATTTCTGCTTCCAACAACTCCAAGAAAAATGTATTTATAGAAAAGATCTTGTTAAATGGAGCAGAGTGGAACCTCAATTACATCAATTATAAAGACATTAAAAATGGAGGACAATTAGAGTTTAAGATGAATGCCACTCCAAACAAAAAAAGAGCAATCAATAATAAGGCTGTTCCTTACTCATTAAGTAATCAAAAGCAACTAACGAACTAA
- a CDS encoding alpha-L-fucosidase, with amino-acid sequence MKKAKQRVLKLIIAFVLMQNGLLAQAIYEDERYVPETDPLVLKKLNKWQDKKFGLLMHWGTYSQWGIVESWSLCPEDYGWCERKKGKNPQNYFEYKKEYEGLKKTFNPVKFDPEKWAKAAKYAGMKYMVFTTKHHDGFSMFDSKYTNYKVTDPECAFSTNPKANITKEIFNAFRNEDMWIGAYFSKPDWHTENYWSPYFPPQDRNVNYNPAEYPEKWQKFIDFTHNQILELMTDYGKVDILWLDGGWVAKVTKEEIKKAYKAKFIENKSGNGFIKHRVVNQDIKMDELVVKARKKQPGLIVVDRAVHGKNQNYLTPENRVPEKTLPYPWESCIISGGGWSYTPDAKYMSGRKGIHTLVDVVAKGGNLLLNVAPSPEGEWQQGAYDLLKEYGDWMKVNSTAIYGTTPIAPFKENNICMTQNKKGNVFLFYLAAEEEHEMPSEIVVKSINPKKGTKISMLGSKKRLKWVKQNEGFKVFIPRSLRRNPTSKYAWTFKIDAIDK; translated from the coding sequence ATGAAAAAAGCGAAACAAAGAGTTCTAAAATTAATAATAGCATTCGTTTTAATGCAAAACGGTTTACTGGCTCAGGCTATTTATGAAGACGAACGTTATGTTCCAGAAACAGATCCTTTGGTCTTAAAAAAATTAAACAAATGGCAAGATAAAAAGTTTGGTCTTTTAATGCATTGGGGTACATATAGCCAATGGGGTATTGTAGAATCTTGGTCGCTTTGTCCAGAAGATTATGGTTGGTGCGAAAGAAAAAAAGGAAAGAATCCTCAAAATTATTTCGAATATAAAAAAGAATATGAAGGCTTAAAAAAAACTTTTAATCCTGTAAAATTCGACCCAGAAAAATGGGCAAAAGCAGCGAAATATGCAGGAATGAAATACATGGTTTTTACCACAAAACACCATGACGGATTTTCGATGTTCGATTCGAAATATACAAATTATAAAGTAACAGACCCAGAATGTGCTTTTAGTACAAACCCAAAAGCAAACATTACAAAAGAAATTTTTAACGCATTTAGAAACGAAGATATGTGGATTGGTGCTTATTTCTCTAAACCAGATTGGCATACCGAAAATTATTGGAGCCCTTATTTTCCTCCTCAAGATAGAAACGTAAACTACAATCCTGCAGAATATCCAGAAAAATGGCAAAAATTTATCGACTTTACACACAATCAAATTTTAGAATTAATGACCGATTACGGAAAAGTAGATATTTTATGGTTAGATGGTGGTTGGGTTGCGAAAGTAACAAAAGAAGAAATTAAAAAGGCTTACAAAGCGAAGTTTATCGAAAATAAATCAGGAAATGGATTTATTAAGCACCGTGTTGTAAATCAAGACATTAAAATGGATGAGTTGGTGGTAAAAGCTCGCAAAAAACAACCGGGTTTAATTGTTGTAGATAGAGCCGTTCATGGAAAAAATCAAAACTATTTAACTCCAGAAAATAGAGTGCCAGAAAAAACATTGCCTTACCCTTGGGAATCTTGTATTATTTCTGGAGGTGGCTGGTCTTACACACCAGATGCAAAATATATGAGTGGTAGAAAAGGCATACATACACTTGTAGATGTTGTGGCTAAAGGAGGTAATTTACTATTAAATGTTGCGCCAAGTCCAGAAGGCGAGTGGCAACAAGGAGCTTACGATTTATTAAAAGAATATGGCGACTGGATGAAAGTAAACAGTACTGCAATTTACGGAACAACACCAATTGCACCTTTTAAAGAGAATAATATTTGCATGACTCAAAACAAAAAAGGAAACGTGTTTTTATTTTATTTGGCGGCAGAAGAAGAACACGAAATGCCATCAGAAATCGTGGTAAAATCTATCAACCCTAAAAAAGGAACAAAAATTAGCATGTTAGGTTCTAAAAAAAGATTAAAATGGGTAAAACAAAACGAAGGCTTTAAAGTTTTTATTCCAAGATCGTTAAGAAGAAACCCAACATCAAAATATGCATGGACATTTAAAATTGATGCAATAGATAAATAA